The Pandoraea vervacti DNA window ACCTGAGCGCCAAGGTGCGCGCCATGATCGACTTCCTCGTCGAGGCATTCGCCATGCCAGGCTGGCGCGTCCTCGACAACCGGTGAGCTTCGGCAGAGCGCACCGTCGACGTCAAAGCCTTCCGGGGCAAGGTTGCGCGGGCTGTCGCCGCTCGCCCGCCGGTGCGTCGGCGGCGTTCGCGCAGCGCGTTAAATGTGCTGGCATCCGCCGCGAAAGCCCCCTGAACCCCACATCAACGGTCGGCAAAACACCGCAACGCCACGGACATTTATTGGCAACGGTATTTGTCACTTATACTGTTAGGCCTGTCGTCCCATTACTTTTATTTTGGAAAACTTTTTACTGATCGTCGCTGCGATCCTGCTGGTGTTCCTCAACGGCTTTTTCGTGGCGGCGGAATTCGGCCTCGTCAAACTGCGCCAGACGCGCGTTCATGTCATTGCCCGCCAACGGGGTTGGCGCGGTCGTATCCTGGCCAAAGTCCATGGCCAACTCGATACTTACCTCTCTGCGTGCCAACTGGGCATCACGCTCGCCTCGCTCGGGCTTGGCTGGATCGGTGAACCCGCCTTCGCGCGCATTCTCACGCCGCTGTTCGAACTCGTCGGCGTCAGCTCCCCGGAACTGATCCACGCGCTGGCGTTCTTCATCGCGTTCTTCACGATTTCGTATCTGCACATCGTCGTGGGCGAACTCGCACCGAAATCGATGGCCCTGCGTATGCCGGAAGCCGTGTCCGTGTGGACGGCGGCGCCGTTGTACGGCTTCTACTGGCTCATGTACCCGGCCATCTGGATCCTGAACCACAGCGCCAACCGTCTGCTGCGCTGGACCGGCCTCGACCCCTCGCACGGCGCCGACGCCCATTATTCGGCCGACGAAATCAAATTGATCCTGCGCCGCGGCGCGTCGAGCGAAAAGCTCTCGCGAGACGACTGGAACGTGGTCGCTTACGCCATCGATTTCAGCGATCTGACCGTGTCCGACCTGATGCGGCCGATGAGCGAAGTCGCCGCGTTTCGCCGAAACGCCACGTTCAAGCAGAACATGGACACGGCATACCGCCACCGCTACAGCCGCTATCCGTTCTTCGACAACGATGGCGAAACCGTGCTCGGCGTCGTCCACCTCAAGGACCTGTTCCTCGCAGAACATCACGGTCAGCCCATCGAGGACCTGGGCAGCATGGCGCGCCCGGTCGAGCGCGTGAAGCCCGACATGCCGGCACGCGAACTGTTCAGCCGCTTTCGTCGGGGCGCTCCGCACTTTGCCATCGTGGGATGGCCGGATCAGAAGCCGATCGGCTTCCTGACGCTCGACAACCTGCTCTCCGCGCTGGTCGGCAAGATCCGCGACGAATTCCGTCAGACGGAAGACGACTGGACCCGCATGGAAGACGGCACGCTCATCGGACGCGGCAGCCTTCCGATCCTGACGCTGGAGCGGGCACTGGGCATCGACATCCCGAGTGAGCACGCGGAATCGGTCGGTGGGCTGATCATGAATGCGCTCGGTTACCTCCCGCGCGAAGGCCAGAAGGTGGACTTCGACGGCTTCTCCGTAGTCGTCAAGAAGATGCAGGGCCCACGCATTGTGCTCGTGCGCATCTACCCCGACGGAATTCGCGAAGCCCGCGGCGAACCGCCCGATGTGGCGACACAGCAACGCGAGCACTGATCCGCCGGTTGATGCCCGTCGCATTCCCTTGCCAGAATACGCACTATGCGTGACCCCGCCCGATAGAGGCAAAACGATGGGTCACGCGGGCGTGCGGGGCAAGGCAGCACATCAGTTCGTCACAACAACGCCGAGGCGACGTTGGACGACATGGGGAAGACGACATGGGGAAGTTGTCTCTCGACGCGCTGATCAGCACCTGCTACGACGGCGTGCTTGACGAAGCCTCGTGGGATCGCGCGCTGCGCGATTTCAACGAGTGGGTCGGTGGCATGGGATTTCACTCGGTGACGTGGGATCGCGAGCGTCACTGCGCCACACGCGACTCGACGTCGCTGAATGCCTCGCCCGACCTCATTCGCGAGTTCGTCGAGAAGCTGGCGCCGACCGACCCGCGCGTGGCGCTCATGCTACGTCAGCCCGTCGGCCATGCCATGCGGTGCCACCATCACCTGAGCGATCGCTACGTCGCCCGTAGCGAGCTCTTCAACGAATTCCTCATTCCCAACGGTGTTCGCTACACGTACGGCCTGCATCTGGACGGCGCCGACGGCGCCAGCGAATTGCTGGCGATTCTGCGCAGCCCGGACCACGCGCCGTTCGAAGACGCCGACGCCGCCCCCGAACTGGAGACACTGACGAAGCACATTGCGCGAGCGGCGCGTCTGCGTGCCGGTACGCGTCATTTGCAGGCGCAGGCGGCAATCGGCATGGCGGTGCTCGACCATCTCGACATGGCCATCGTCATTGCCGATGCAACGAGCCATGTGCACTACCTGAACGTGGCCGCTCACCAGATTCTGGGCGACACGCGCAACGTCGGGATTCGAGGCGGGAAGTTCGCCGCGCTGCAGCCGAGCGACGAGCAGGCGATGCGGCGGCTGATTGCGGGGGCCACGGCGCCAATGCCCGTAGCCGGCAGTCATCGTCTTCACGGTGACAATCAGCGCCATTGGGTCGTCACGGTGCTGCCGCTGCGCGAATCGCACGTGTGCGCCGCGCCGTGGCAACGGCCGATGGCGATGCTCACGATCGGTGAACTGGACCGGCGCGTGACGGTCGGTCCTTACACGTTGAAGGTGCTGTTCGGCCTGTCGCCGGCGGAAGCGCGGCTCGCGCAGGCGCTGGCCGAGGGGCGCGAGGTGGCGCAATACGCGCAGGACGTCAACATTGCCGTCAACACCGCGC harbors:
- a CDS encoding hemolysin family protein, which encodes MENFLLIVAAILLVFLNGFFVAAEFGLVKLRQTRVHVIARQRGWRGRILAKVHGQLDTYLSACQLGITLASLGLGWIGEPAFARILTPLFELVGVSSPELIHALAFFIAFFTISYLHIVVGELAPKSMALRMPEAVSVWTAAPLYGFYWLMYPAIWILNHSANRLLRWTGLDPSHGADAHYSADEIKLILRRGASSEKLSRDDWNVVAYAIDFSDLTVSDLMRPMSEVAAFRRNATFKQNMDTAYRHRYSRYPFFDNDGETVLGVVHLKDLFLAEHHGQPIEDLGSMARPVERVKPDMPARELFSRFRRGAPHFAIVGWPDQKPIGFLTLDNLLSALVGKIRDEFRQTEDDWTRMEDGTLIGRGSLPILTLERALGIDIPSEHAESVGGLIMNALGYLPREGQKVDFDGFSVVVKKMQGPRIVLVRIYPDGIREARGEPPDVATQQREH
- a CDS encoding helix-turn-helix transcriptional regulator, whose product is MGKLSLDALISTCYDGVLDEASWDRALRDFNEWVGGMGFHSVTWDRERHCATRDSTSLNASPDLIREFVEKLAPTDPRVALMLRQPVGHAMRCHHHLSDRYVARSELFNEFLIPNGVRYTYGLHLDGADGASELLAILRSPDHAPFEDADAAPELETLTKHIARAARLRAGTRHLQAQAAIGMAVLDHLDMAIVIADATSHVHYLNVAAHQILGDTRNVGIRGGKFAALQPSDEQAMRRLIAGATAPMPVAGSHRLHGDNQRHWVVTVLPLRESHVCAAPWQRPMAMLTIGELDRRVTVGPYTLKVLFGLSPAEARLAQALAEGREVAQYAQDVNIAVNTARAQLRHIFDKTGCRRQADLLRLLHAIPALRIDAPG